A genome region from Melospiza melodia melodia isolate bMelMel2 chromosome 28, bMelMel2.pri, whole genome shotgun sequence includes the following:
- the MLN gene encoding promotilin, with amino-acid sequence MVSRKVVASLLLVSLLSVLAEQTQGFMPFFTQSDFQKMQEKERNKAGQKKSLSSLQQLEEEGFSEQSGVDVNAAKTLQQALPVRAWLTPRQLEKYQDVLEKLLAELLQDTPDAD; translated from the exons ATGGTTTCGAGGAAGGTGGTGGCCAGTTTGctgctggtgtccctgctgtccgtGCTGGCTGAGCAGACCCAAGGCTTCATGCCCTTTTTCACCCAGAGTGACTTCCAGAAAATGCAG gaaaaggagaggaaCAAGGCAGGGCAGAAGAAATCCCTGAGCTcgctgcagcagctggaggaggaaggtttctctgagcaatctggtgtGGATGTCAATGCAGCCAAGACCCTCCAG CAAGCCCTTCCTGTCAGAGCTTGGCTCACCCCAAGGCAGCTGGAAAAATACCAAGATGTCCTGGAGAAACTGCTGGCAGAGCTGTTACAGGACACCCCAGATG CTGACTGA